TTCGCCCGGCAGCTCATCAGCTGCAAGACGCCGGGCGCGGATTTCGGTGAGGTAAAAGACGGCGATTGCTCGTGGGGCGGCATCAACTCGACGAATCTCTCGCAAGTCGAGTCGCCGATATCGGTGCAATTCCAAGAGCAGACGCAGGGCATCTCGTTTGGATTCCAGAGCCCGGTTGCCGACGGACGCACTTCAGTCGGTGCGGGTCTCTCATATGCGGGCGACAATCTGTACTCGGGCAATTCGTCGATGTGGGGCTCGCGCTTCATGTTCGGCCTGACCGCAAAACGCGAGACGTCAAACGACTTCATGTTCTCGGCCGACATCGCAGCAGGTTCTGCCACGTATCAAACGCACCGCTATATCGCTTTCCCGAGCGCGTCCGTGCAAACGTCGTCGGGTGCAACGGGCTTCGGCGGCTTCTCAACTCCGAACGTTTCGACGCAAGGCGCCAACAACGTATCGATGCTCACCGGCGGCATCCGGCTGGACAAGACGCTCGACCTCAACCGCTTCTCACTCAAGCCATACATCGGGCTGAACGAGACGTCGGTCTACGTTGGGACGAACACGGAGACCGGCGCCGGACCCCTCGACTTGGTCGGAAATGCCAGGCAGGATATGTATTTTACGATCAATCCGGGCATGGAGATCGGTGGAAACTTAACCTGGCGTGACGCGAAAATCCGCCCGAACTTGGATATCTCTGCGAACGAATTCATCGGCCGCAATCAAGCCGGATTCACCGCCGGACTCGCCGGTGCGGATCCGAATTTGAGCCTGCCGTTCACGAGTCAGATCGATCGCACGCTCATCAACGTGGCGCCGTCACTCGACATCGAAGGGAAGAAGGGGCTTGGCCTCCGTCTCTCCGCGGACATGTTGATCGGCAGCCGTACGCACGGCGGCACGTTGCAGTTCAGTCTGACACAGAAGGTCGGCAACGCGCCAGCGCACTAGGCGCGTCTACTTCAGCTTGTCGTAGACTTCGGGGAAACCGGTCAACGCGATCGACGCATTGATGTCGTGCGGCGTCAAGGTCTGATCGAGAATCGTGTACGTCACTTTCATCTCGACTTTGCCTGCGCGCATCGCCGTCAGCACGGCGTCCTGCACGGTTGCGGTCGCGAAGCATCCTTGCTGCGAGCATGTCAGATACGGATAGTTCTGCGTTACGCCGTTGCCCAAGTTGACGCTGATCGGCGTGCCCACCGCCGCGCCGAGCGGGACCTGCATCGTCAGCTGGATCTTTCCATTGGCAACCGGGACCATCGTCATCGAGATGATCAGACCTCCGGTCGGCAACTGGGTAATCTGATTGCTGAGGTGGCACGCGAGCTTCGTCTGCGCATCGCATTCGAGGCGCCATCCGGTAATATTGATGCGCGCTTGCGAGGCGGGCGCAGCTTGCTGCGCGATCGCCGGTTGTGCGACGAGAAGAAGCAGGCAGGCGAGAAGAGAGATTCGTTTCATTCCGAAGAGATTCGCTCATGAAAACCGTCGGCCTCGTCCACGCGGTCCTGCCCGCGCTCGCGCCGATGCGCGACGTGCTGGCGCAGCGTCTTCCGGATGTACGCCTCATCAATGTGCTCGATGAAGGTCTGCTTTCGGAGGCAGAGCGCTTGGGCGGTCTCGTTCCCGAGACGCTGGATCGCATGGAAATCGTAATCGGCCTGCTGCAAAAAGCTAACGTCGATGCGGTGTTATTGACGTGCACGGCATATTCGACGGCCGTTCCTGAGATGCGCAGACGCTTCGGTTCGCTGCCGATCATGGCCGTGGATCAAACGATGGTCGACAAAGCGATCGTGCTCGGACGACGCATCGGCGTGCTCGCGACCGTTCAGGCCGGACTCGATCAGCAAGTCGTTCTGCTCAACGAGGCGGCCGCTCGCACGGGGACGGTGATCGAGATCGTTCCAAGCTTTCACGCAGCCGCCATGGAGGCGTTGCGTCGCGGCGATCGCGACACGCACGATCGCATACTCTTGGATGCGTTGCCTTCGCTGCTCGAGCGCGTCGACGTCGCGCTTCTCGCGCAAGTCAGCATGTCGCCGCTGACGGCAAAGCTGCCGGCGAACCTTCAGAAGCCGGTTCTCAGCAGTCCCGCGCTTGCCGCAGAACGTCTCATCGAAATCTTAGCCGCCGCATAACAGGCCGAATCCGCGCAATAGGCGAAAAAAACAGTCCGTGCGATTCTTGCGCGGCCTCGCTCTCATCACGGTGTTCGTTCTTGCTATTGCTGCGGGTTGGTATTACTTCA
Above is a genomic segment from Candidatus Baltobacteraceae bacterium containing:
- a CDS encoding invasion associated locus B family protein, with translation MKRISLLACLLLLVAQPAIAQQAAPASQARINITGWRLECDAQTKLACHLSNQITQLPTGGLIISMTMVPVANGKIQLTMQVPLGAAVGTPISVNLGNGVTQNYPYLTCSQQGCFATATVQDAVLTAMRAGKVEMKVTYTILDQTLTPHDINASIALTGFPEVYDKLK
- a CDS encoding aspartate/glutamate racemase family protein is translated as MKTVGLVHAVLPALAPMRDVLAQRLPDVRLINVLDEGLLSEAERLGGLVPETLDRMEIVIGLLQKANVDAVLLTCTAYSTAVPEMRRRFGSLPIMAVDQTMVDKAIVLGRRIGVLATVQAGLDQQVVLLNEAAARTGTVIEIVPSFHAAAMEALRRGDRDTHDRILLDALPSLLERVDVALLAQVSMSPLTAKLPANLQKPVLSSPALAAERLIEILAAA